The Prosthecobacter dejongeii genome contains a region encoding:
- a CDS encoding right-handed parallel beta-helix repeat-containing protein, with protein MCCKRPLFLLALGFCAPLFGALELQVSPVLSVPQALQQVREMRLAGNQEPVTLRLPGGITELTQPIVLEAPHSHLTITGTKATLIGAPLVTDWQPHEGQILRADVSKLVPKGFLPKQLLFGGQRQILARYPNFEEADPLYGGWAFVADFPQAGAPEGHQWKRHLYVKPTDIRKWAHPEDVELDIFAQYGWWNFIEPIQSVDSQTGLLTLKKDCSYDLHPHNRYHFQNALEELDAPGEWFYDKHTGTLYFWPPQPLADQEVRLPLLESFFKVKTGAKNITLSGLTLTGCHGSAITMDGAEDCRVERCTLTQVGAFSGSGITVSTGKNVRLSRNEISYTGSNGISLSGGDGKTLTGPGHVAEDNHIHHIGVFNKNACGIALNGVDHTAAHNHIHDGPRMGVQMSGNNLIVEYNHLHHLVLETQDGGAIYTGGRDWISSRGSKWRYNLIHDIVGCGQEAGGLKHPWFTFGLYPDDNSGGLDIIGNIVFRVAHTPIHMHNARDCVVENNVFALGGKFQFDLHGWTKTMRFYDSHYPTMVKGYESVMGQPAWKNMRNMDLHPKDAIREDGTMMSGNVFRHNIMLGDTPGVKYGDVRHASPQWNSIDYNLAWNGGHPIVTGINQVGPDKGEPLVVENFDQAPAGKTPKGWGFNHRPNPEVQLLVAEGALRVDCALGKDPKNPKSVFHGPDVPIQPGAAYRVKLRVRSTEPSAKMSLALASFKNGEGYWQTGSTSIVATSEWQEVEATGRMLRENETGWKPWMKAFWLRVDCHEPQGQIFLDDIRITEAEPLDEWTAWQSAGWDKHSLVADPQFVDWKNDDWRLKPESPAFKLGFKAIPVEKIGVRKE; from the coding sequence TGTGTTGCAAACGTCCCTTGTTTCTACTGGCCCTTGGTTTCTGTGCGCCCTTGTTTGGGGCTTTGGAGCTCCAGGTCTCCCCTGTCCTATCTGTGCCACAGGCCTTGCAACAGGTGCGCGAGATGCGCCTGGCTGGCAACCAGGAGCCTGTCACGCTGCGCCTGCCCGGTGGGATCACGGAACTCACCCAGCCCATCGTTTTAGAAGCTCCCCATTCCCACCTCACCATCACAGGCACGAAAGCCACACTCATCGGTGCCCCGCTGGTTACGGATTGGCAGCCCCATGAGGGCCAGATCTTGCGCGCAGATGTTTCGAAGCTGGTCCCCAAAGGCTTTTTGCCCAAACAACTGCTCTTCGGCGGCCAGCGCCAAATTTTGGCCCGTTACCCGAACTTTGAGGAGGCGGATCCCCTTTACGGTGGCTGGGCCTTTGTGGCGGACTTTCCACAGGCTGGGGCACCTGAAGGACATCAGTGGAAACGTCATCTTTATGTCAAACCTACCGACATCCGAAAATGGGCTCACCCAGAGGATGTGGAGTTGGATATTTTTGCCCAATACGGCTGGTGGAATTTCATCGAGCCCATCCAGTCTGTGGACTCTCAAACGGGCCTGCTCACCCTCAAGAAAGATTGCAGCTATGACCTGCATCCGCATAACCGCTACCACTTCCAAAATGCCCTGGAGGAACTGGATGCGCCAGGCGAATGGTTTTATGACAAGCACACGGGCACGCTATACTTTTGGCCTCCTCAGCCCCTAGCAGATCAGGAAGTTCGCCTGCCCCTCCTGGAGAGTTTTTTCAAGGTCAAAACGGGCGCTAAAAACATCACCTTGAGCGGCCTCACCCTCACTGGTTGCCACGGCTCCGCCATCACGATGGATGGCGCGGAAGATTGCCGCGTGGAGCGCTGCACCCTTACCCAGGTGGGGGCCTTCAGTGGTAGCGGCATCACCGTGAGCACGGGTAAGAATGTGCGCTTATCTCGCAATGAAATCAGCTACACAGGTAGCAATGGCATCAGCCTCAGTGGGGGAGATGGCAAAACGCTGACAGGTCCCGGTCACGTGGCGGAAGACAATCACATCCACCACATCGGCGTGTTCAATAAGAACGCTTGCGGCATTGCCCTCAACGGTGTGGACCACACGGCGGCGCATAACCACATCCATGACGGCCCACGAATGGGCGTGCAGATGAGTGGGAACAATCTCATCGTGGAGTACAACCATCTGCATCATCTGGTGCTGGAGACCCAGGACGGCGGTGCCATCTACACGGGCGGGCGGGACTGGATCAGCAGCCGGGGTAGCAAGTGGCGGTATAACTTGATCCATGACATCGTCGGTTGTGGTCAGGAGGCGGGCGGTCTGAAACATCCCTGGTTCACCTTTGGGCTCTATCCCGATGATAACAGCGGCGGGCTGGACATCATCGGCAACATCGTTTTCCGGGTGGCCCACACCCCCATTCACATGCACAACGCCCGCGACTGCGTGGTGGAAAACAACGTCTTCGCCCTCGGTGGTAAGTTCCAGTTTGATCTCCATGGTTGGACAAAAACCATGCGGTTTTATGACAGTCACTACCCCACCATGGTGAAGGGCTACGAATCCGTCATGGGCCAGCCGGCGTGGAAAAACATGCGCAACATGGATCTCCACCCGAAGGATGCCATCCGTGAAGACGGCACCATGATGAGCGGCAATGTGTTTCGGCATAACATCATGTTAGGCGATACGCCCGGCGTGAAGTATGGCGATGTCCGTCATGCCTCCCCCCAGTGGAACTCGATTGATTATAACCTCGCCTGGAATGGCGGGCATCCCATCGTCACAGGCATCAATCAAGTAGGCCCAGACAAGGGCGAGCCGCTGGTGGTGGAAAACTTCGATCAAGCTCCAGCGGGTAAAACTCCGAAAGGCTGGGGTTTTAACCATCGGCCTAACCCAGAGGTACAACTCCTCGTGGCTGAAGGGGCCCTGCGTGTGGACTGCGCTTTGGGGAAAGATCCCAAGAATCCCAAAAGCGTCTTTCATGGCCCAGATGTGCCTATCCAACCCGGAGCTGCCTATCGGGTGAAACTGCGTGTCAGATCCACCGAGCCGAGTGCCAAAATGAGCCTCGCCCTGGCTTCGTTTAAGAATGGAGAGGGCTACTGGCAGACCGGCAGCACCAGCATCGTCGCGACGAGCGAATGGCAGGAAGTGGAGGCCACGGGTCGCATGCTGCGTGAAAATGAAACTGGCTGGAAACCCTGGATGAAAGCCTTCTGGCTGCGCGTGGACTGCCATGAACCTCAAGGCCAGATCTTCCTGGATGACATCCGCATCACCGAGGCAGAACCGCTGGATGAATGGACCGCCTGGCAGTCTGCGGGGTGGGATAAACACAGCCTCGTGGCTGATCCCCAGTTTGTGGACTGGAAGAACGATGACTGGCGCCTGAAGCCTGAATCCCCTGCCTTCAAGCTCGGTTTCAAAGCCATCCCGGTGGAAAAGATCGGCGTGCGCAAGGAGTAG